The following nucleotide sequence is from Spirochaetaceae bacterium.
CTGAAGCTGACCCGTTACACGCGCTCGGTGGCGACCATGGCCGCGGTGGTGCGCGAACGGCGCCACGAGCTGATGGTGGCGGTATTCCTCACCGCGATTCTGCTGGTGGTGGCTTCCACGCTGATGTACTACCTGGAGTCGAAGGTCCAGCCGGAGGCGTTCCCGAACATCGTCGCCTCGTTGTGGTGGGCGGTGGCCACGCTCACTACGATCGGCTACGGCGACGTGTTCCCGGTCACCGGTCTGGGCCGCCTGCTCAGCGGCATCATCGCCGTGCTCGGCATCGGCCTGGTGGCCCTGCCCACCGCGATCATCAGTTCCGGTTTCGTCGAGGCGCTGGCCCGCAACAAGCAGGAGGAGGGTGATGAGAAGGCGTCCGACACCGACACCGGCTCCGGTGCCGTGCGCGTGTGCCCGCACTGCGGCAAACCGCTCGACGCCGCCGGCACAGCGGGCCATGCGATGGAGGAGGGTTGGCGATGAAGCTCGTCGTGTTCGGGGGCTCGGGGAGGATCGGGCGTCACGTGGTGGGGGAACTGATCGCCCACGGCCATACCGTGATCAACGCCGACCGGTCGCCGCCGCCGCACGTCACCTGGCTGTATGACCAGGCTGGCGCGGAGCTGTACGTGCACACGGACCTGTCGCGGCTGGGCGACGTGGTATCGGTGCTGCGCGGCGCCGATGGCCTGGTTCAACTCGCGGCGATTCCCAACCCCACCGGCCACGTGGCCGCCGAGGTGTTCCACACCAACATGGTGACCGACTTCAACGTGCTGGAGGCGGCCGACCTGCTCGGCATACCGAAGCTGGTGATGTCGTCGTCGATCAACGCGCTCGGCGCTTCCTTCAACGGCGGCGTGGTGGCGCCGCGCTACTTTCCCATCGACGAGGAGCACGAAACGCGCTGCGAGGAGATCTACTCCACCACCAAGTGGCTGGGCGAGGAATTGGCCGCCGCCTACGGGCGCCGGCGCGAGGTGCAGATCGCCAGCCTGCGCTACACCTGGGTGATGGACGAGGCGATCCGGGAGCGGACGCGGGCCGGCGGCGATCCGCTGGCGCAGCAGGAGCGCGGCGCCAAGGGGTTGTGGTCGTGGATCGACATCCGCGACGTGGCCGGCGCCTGCCGGCTGGCGCTGGAGGCTTCCTGGCGCGGCCACGAGCGGTTCTGGATCAACGCCGCCGACACCATCCTGGACCTGCGCACGACCGACGCGCTGGCCAGGTGGTACCCGGGCGTGCCGTTGAAGGCGGCGCTGGACGGCCACGCCGCCGTGCTGAGCATCGCCAAGGCGCGCCGCCTGCTCGGCTGGCAACCCGCCCACTCCTGGCACTGACGCGCCGTTTCAGGTCGGCGCGCCGCGCCGGCGGAACGGGCGCCGCCGGGCGGGGGTCGCCGGCGGACCGCTACCCCGGCGGCCGGCTGTTCACCGCGGCCGGCGACAAGCCGGCGCCGCCGGGAGCCGGGGCCACGCGCGCCGTCCCGGCCCGGCGCGGCGCGGCGCGGGGTACCCGGGCGCGGGCGGCGTAGTAGCTGAGCAGGACGAAGGAGGCCGCCCCAAGTTGTCCGAAGCAGGTCTGCCAGGTGGGGTAAATGCCGAACCAGTTGCCCAGCCAGTAGGGCATGGCCAAGCCGACGATCGGGGTCACCGGCAGCCAGGCGACCGCCTGCATCACGTGCACGGTGCTGCCCACCAGGGTGATCAGCACGGCGCCGATCAGAACCCCGGTCACCACCAGCATCTTCTTGTGGGGTAG
It contains:
- a CDS encoding ion transporter; this encodes MTRYRRVRERTYEVLEKAAQGDRLSQVVDITIIAVILANGAAIVLESFDGLYDRFAGWFFALELVSVALFTVELALRLWTCDLRRPGRSWPAAVVLFLVSPIGIIDLLAILPFYLPFLIPVDLRVVRVLRLVRFLRLLKLTRYTRSVATMAAVVRERRHELMVAVFLTAILLVVASTLMYYLESKVQPEAFPNIVASLWWAVATLTTIGYGDVFPVTGLGRLLSGIIAVLGIGLVALPTAIISSGFVEALARNKQEEGDEKASDTDTGSGAVRVCPHCGKPLDAAGTAGHAMEEGWR
- a CDS encoding NAD(P)-dependent oxidoreductase, producing the protein MKLVVFGGSGRIGRHVVGELIAHGHTVINADRSPPPHVTWLYDQAGAELYVHTDLSRLGDVVSVLRGADGLVQLAAIPNPTGHVAAEVFHTNMVTDFNVLEAADLLGIPKLVMSSSINALGASFNGGVVAPRYFPIDEEHETRCEEIYSTTKWLGEELAAAYGRRREVQIASLRYTWVMDEAIRERTRAGGDPLAQQERGAKGLWSWIDIRDVAGACRLALEASWRGHERFWINAADTILDLRTTDALARWYPGVPLKAALDGHAAVLSIAKARRLLGWQPAHSWH